In Fodinibius saliphilus, a genomic segment contains:
- a CDS encoding 6-pyruvoyl trahydropterin synthase family protein: MPTWTLHTEFKFDAAHFIEGYDGKCGNMHGHTYKVHISAKSQKLNPSKYLDTDDMVCDFRELKWASKSPKKGGLDHAVLNEELPVNPTAERIAEFIYKETQQRIPEGINLKITVWETEACWVEYTEDNV, encoded by the coding sequence ATGCCTACGTGGACTCTACATACAGAATTTAAATTTGATGCTGCCCATTTTATTGAAGGATACGACGGAAAATGTGGCAATATGCATGGTCATACTTATAAAGTGCATATTTCTGCCAAATCACAGAAGTTAAACCCTTCCAAATATTTGGATACTGATGATATGGTATGCGACTTTCGTGAACTAAAATGGGCTTCTAAGAGTCCAAAGAAAGGGGGATTAGATCATGCTGTATTGAATGAGGAACTCCCTGTTAATCCAACGGCAGAACGAATTGCAGAATTTATTTACAAAGAGACTCAACAACGCATACCCGAAGGTATAAATTTGAAAATAACTGTTTGGGAAACAGAAGCATGCTGGGTCGAATACACTGAGGACAATGTTTAA
- a CDS encoding thioredoxin family protein: MKKVYLIPLFLTALFLIAFIPYEEAIDEISIGAKAPLANVEVTDVTGDKLTLNDVVRKNGLLVNFSCNTCPWVESWEDRYNPIAKLAKENGIGVIALNPNAGYRNNGESLKDMKERAKKSDYQFYYALDKNAKIAKAFGATRTPHIFLFNSDMELVYRGAIDDNAKNADKVEQPYLKNAIKDLSMGNKINPQTTKSLGCTIKWPR, translated from the coding sequence ATGAAAAAAGTATACTTAATACCACTATTTTTAACGGCATTATTTTTAATTGCTTTTATTCCCTATGAGGAGGCAATAGATGAAATTTCAATAGGAGCGAAAGCACCATTGGCAAATGTAGAAGTTACAGATGTAACGGGTGATAAGCTTACGTTAAATGATGTGGTTCGGAAGAATGGACTATTGGTGAATTTCTCTTGTAATACCTGCCCATGGGTTGAGTCTTGGGAAGATCGGTACAATCCCATTGCCAAGTTGGCTAAAGAAAATGGGATAGGGGTTATCGCTTTGAATCCTAATGCAGGATATAGGAACAATGGAGAATCGTTAAAAGATATGAAAGAGCGCGCTAAGAAAAGCGATTATCAGTTCTATTATGCCTTGGATAAAAATGCGAAAATAGCCAAAGCTTTCGGTGCTACACGAACTCCCCATATTTTCTTATTTAATAGTGATATGGAGCTTGTTTATCGCGGTGCCATTGATGATAATGCTAAGAATGCCGATAAGGTAGAACAACCCTATCTGAAAAATGCGATTAAAGATTTGTCAATGGGTAATAAGATAAATCCCCAAACCACAAAATCATTGGGTTGTACTATTAAATGGCCTCGATAA
- a CDS encoding TlpA family protein disulfide reductase, with product MIKNRFSKMRLISMLFFLCVVFTEVSAQTTGTLLKDITPENINEVVNSYQGEKAVLINVWATWCAPCVEEFPEIVKLQRNYPDKLKVIFISADFPKSRQKALKFLKKQEVDWTTYFKTGKDEAFINAISEDWTGALPFSKILSIQGEVVDSWEQKASYKKFERHIKTAINKSVDL from the coding sequence ATGATAAAGAATAGATTTTCAAAAATGCGATTAATTTCAATGTTATTTTTTCTGTGTGTTGTTTTTACTGAAGTATCAGCACAAACGACAGGTACCCTGCTCAAAGACATAACCCCTGAAAATATTAACGAAGTTGTGAACTCATATCAGGGTGAGAAAGCAGTGCTCATTAATGTTTGGGCGACTTGGTGTGCGCCTTGTGTTGAAGAGTTTCCGGAAATTGTAAAATTACAGCGAAATTATCCCGATAAGTTGAAAGTTATATTTATCTCCGCCGACTTTCCTAAAAGCAGGCAGAAGGCCCTGAAGTTTTTGAAGAAACAGGAGGTAGATTGGACGACCTATTTTAAAACCGGTAAGGACGAAGCTTTTATTAATGCCATATCTGAGGATTGGACTGGTGCATTACCGTTTTCAAAAATTCTAAGTATTCAAGGAGAAGTAGTAGACAGCTGGGAACAAAAGGCCAGTTACAAAAAATTTGAACGTCATATTAAAACTGCAATAAATAAATCCGTAGACCTATGA
- a CDS encoding MGMT family protein: protein MPKDYYERVHSVVERIPSGRVSTYGLIAKCLGIASGARMVGYALNNSGETNIPAHRVVNKKGELTGRSHFPDDTMRERLKQEGVGFVDDYKVDIDAHLWDPTIEDQ, encoded by the coding sequence ATGCCTAAAGATTATTATGAGCGTGTACATAGTGTCGTTGAGCGGATTCCAAGTGGAAGAGTTTCGACCTATGGTTTAATCGCAAAATGTTTGGGCATTGCTTCCGGTGCCCGAATGGTAGGATATGCACTAAATAATTCGGGAGAAACGAATATCCCGGCCCACCGTGTTGTTAATAAAAAAGGTGAGCTAACAGGGCGTTCCCATTTTCCGGATGATACCATGCGAGAACGGTTGAAACAGGAAGGGGTCGGTTTTGTAGATGATTACAAAGTAGATATTGATGCACATTTGTGGGATCCAACTATTGAAGATCAGTAA
- a CDS encoding Rossmann-like and DUF2520 domain-containing protein, with product MLSPDITIIGTGGLGSALARGLNAKDISIKSIFNRTKAKATLLARQIEVERSGTFPNSTVEVGELIFLTVPDRCIKPVSSRLASLDDEWSNKTVVHCSGNESADLLDDLKQKGATTASFHPLQTFPPESSPDRFEDIYFNMQGDPSAFPLLKRIAEQLEANSFEVDDNEKSHLHAAAVIASNYLHTILDIAVGTAVLGGLSREESKKALLPLVKQTVENAEKFSLEDSLTGPIERGDISTVKKHLKLLEKNELLRDIYVELGRSTVSLAARSGAISEETADQFYGLLK from the coding sequence ATGCTTTCGCCCGATATAACTATTATAGGAACAGGCGGGTTGGGGAGTGCCCTTGCAAGAGGTCTTAATGCCAAGGATATTTCCATTAAAAGTATTTTTAACCGTACCAAAGCCAAAGCTACATTATTAGCCCGGCAAATAGAGGTTGAACGAAGCGGTACATTTCCCAACTCAACGGTTGAAGTAGGTGAGCTTATCTTTTTGACCGTTCCAGACCGGTGCATAAAACCGGTTTCCAGTCGATTGGCTAGTCTGGATGATGAGTGGAGTAATAAAACAGTTGTCCATTGCTCAGGAAATGAATCGGCAGATTTGTTGGATGACCTTAAACAGAAGGGCGCAACCACAGCTTCTTTCCATCCTCTCCAAACCTTTCCTCCTGAATCGTCACCGGATCGTTTTGAAGATATTTATTTTAACATGCAGGGAGATCCTTCTGCTTTCCCATTACTAAAACGTATTGCAGAACAATTGGAAGCTAATTCTTTTGAGGTTGACGACAATGAAAAGTCACACCTCCATGCTGCCGCTGTTATTGCTTCTAATTACTTGCATACTATTCTGGATATTGCTGTTGGTACTGCAGTTCTTGGGGGGCTTTCCAGAGAAGAAAGCAAAAAAGCTCTACTTCCCCTTGTTAAGCAAACCGTAGAAAATGCTGAGAAGTTTTCTTTAGAAGATTCGCTTACCGGTCCAATCGAGAGAGGAGATATCTCTACCGTTAAAAAACATCTTAAATTACTGGAAAAGAACGAATTGCTCCGGGATATATATGTTGAACTGGGGCGTAGTACGGTTTCTCTGGCGGCCCGCTCAGGGGCAATATCAGAAGAAACAGCTGACCAGTTTTATGGTCTCTTGAAATAG
- the amrB gene encoding AmmeMemoRadiSam system protein B, with product MNITSYSREQIAKGISKAKEKQDGPNDHIRLLFAPERINEDNFDRACDIYSRLDMDNYDTVVIVESYDQKLDKKLPMCSNTTYETPLGEVIVNDYMRNEFCDEDDDFFIHDEAFDNDISLFQQLMFLQTISDDFQALGIQIADPDPSIVKEIGYVLEEVLASRSALIVFCCDLDNDRKEEFAQIVEMIEEKNESGLMNYLNSGDSHIKGTTSFIAGILVANKWDLDLNFLRGEYDNYSGSLLTAYADRQRVVF from the coding sequence ATGAATATTACTTCCTACTCACGGGAACAAATTGCGAAAGGTATTAGCAAGGCAAAAGAGAAACAGGATGGTCCCAATGATCATATCCGCCTTCTTTTTGCTCCCGAACGAATAAATGAAGATAATTTTGACCGTGCCTGCGATATCTATAGTCGCTTGGATATGGATAATTATGATACAGTTGTTATTGTAGAGTCATACGATCAGAAGCTAGATAAAAAGCTGCCGATGTGTTCTAACACTACATATGAAACACCGCTTGGCGAAGTTATAGTGAATGATTATATGCGTAATGAGTTTTGTGATGAAGATGATGACTTTTTTATCCATGATGAGGCTTTTGATAACGATATCAGTCTTTTCCAACAGCTCATGTTTCTGCAGACCATTTCGGATGATTTTCAAGCATTGGGAATTCAAATTGCAGATCCGGATCCTTCTATTGTAAAAGAAATCGGGTATGTGTTGGAAGAGGTTTTGGCATCTCGTAGTGCGCTGATCGTATTTTGTTGTGACCTGGATAATGATCGCAAAGAAGAATTTGCTCAAATTGTTGAGATGATAGAAGAAAAAAATGAATCTGGGTTGATGAATTACCTTAATAGTGGGGATTCTCACATAAAAGGGACGACCTCATTTATTGCAGGTATTCTTGTCGCCAATAAATGGGATTTGGATCTCAACTTTTTGCGCGGCGAGTATGATAATTATTCAGGAAGCCTGCTGACCGCTTATGCGGATCGCCAGCGAGTGGTTTTTTAA
- a CDS encoding 4'-phosphopantetheinyl transferase family protein — protein MRDIPQKIKEELPFEGQFAIEELRSIGKHLRSHFNERELLEFESFSNDRRKREYTTSRLLLKNMALKWNEDKFIIKKDELGQPYGLGNSRRYYVSIAHSRDKVFCGISPNQAVGVDLEPVAREVPARLRSRILHSEETEELAKLETIRLWTIKEAFIKLRGQGLRLNMNEVQVRGENDRFFVEINNDKRAKICSFKSENDWLAIAHYQTKK, from the coding sequence ATGCGGGACATCCCCCAAAAAATTAAAGAAGAATTACCCTTTGAGGGACAATTTGCTATAGAGGAGTTACGTTCTATTGGTAAACACTTAAGATCCCACTTTAACGAAAGGGAATTGCTAGAATTTGAGTCCTTTTCGAACGATAGGAGGAAAAGGGAATATACCACTTCCCGTTTGTTATTAAAGAATATGGCTCTCAAATGGAATGAGGATAAGTTTATAATTAAGAAAGATGAACTGGGTCAACCTTATGGATTGGGGAATTCCCGTCGATACTACGTAAGTATAGCACACAGTCGGGACAAGGTATTTTGTGGTATTTCACCGAATCAGGCTGTGGGAGTTGATTTAGAACCGGTTGCAAGGGAAGTACCTGCACGGTTACGTTCAAGGATATTGCACTCGGAAGAAACAGAAGAGTTAGCTAAACTGGAAACAATTCGACTATGGACTATAAAAGAGGCTTTTATAAAACTCCGGGGACAAGGGCTCCGCTTGAACATGAACGAAGTGCAGGTACGAGGTGAAAATGATAGGTTTTTTGTAGAAATAAATAATGACAAAAGAGCTAAAATTTGTAGTTTCAAGTCAGAAAATGACTGGTTGGCCATTGCACACTATCAGACTAAAAAATAG
- the lysS gene encoding lysine--tRNA ligase — protein sequence MSNTESSVSEQHEIRLEKLAELRELGYEPYPHDFEVTHKSKYILDHPELIKQDDQDEDDVEKVSVAGRVMTRRIMGKSTFFNLQDSEGTIQVYIRRDDVGKEEYNKVFKKLTDIGDIVGIKGHVFKTGTGETTVFAKEFQLLSKTLRPIPVPKEVEEDGETKVYDAFSDKEQRYRQRYLDLVVNPEVRDVFQQRTDMVQTMRDYMNDKGYLEVETPILQPIYGGASAEPFVTHHNALDMKLYLRIANELYLKRLIIGGYDGVYEFSKDFRNEGLSRFHNPEFTQVELYVAYKDYDWMMNFVESMVETVAKELHGSTKVQVGDNEIDFERPWPRIPMFEAIENETGKDLYGKELEELKAAAKELNIELEDSYGKGKIIDEIFGEYVEPKLIQPTFITDYPIEMSPLAKKHREKEGLVERFECICNGKEIANAFTELNDPVDQRERFEEQARLRAEGDEEAMAIDEDFLQALEYGMPPTAGLGIGIDRLAMIMTDSDSIRDVLFFPQMKPEK from the coding sequence ATGAGCAATACTGAATCTTCAGTAAGCGAACAACACGAAATACGTCTAGAAAAATTAGCGGAGCTTCGTGAATTAGGATATGAACCATATCCCCACGACTTCGAAGTGACCCACAAGAGTAAATATATCCTTGACCATCCCGAACTTATTAAACAGGATGACCAAGACGAAGACGATGTTGAAAAAGTGTCGGTAGCAGGACGTGTTATGACGCGACGCATCATGGGAAAATCCACCTTCTTTAATCTGCAAGATTCCGAAGGTACTATACAGGTCTACATTCGTCGTGATGATGTGGGAAAAGAAGAGTACAACAAAGTTTTTAAAAAACTTACCGACATTGGCGATATTGTCGGCATCAAAGGACACGTTTTTAAAACGGGTACCGGGGAAACTACAGTCTTTGCCAAGGAATTTCAGCTGTTGAGTAAAACTTTGCGGCCAATTCCTGTTCCTAAAGAAGTTGAAGAAGATGGCGAAACTAAAGTTTATGATGCATTTTCTGACAAAGAACAACGCTATCGCCAACGCTATCTTGACCTCGTTGTCAATCCGGAAGTTCGGGATGTCTTTCAGCAACGTACCGATATGGTACAAACAATGCGAGACTATATGAATGACAAAGGATATTTGGAGGTTGAAACTCCTATACTGCAGCCTATCTATGGTGGGGCGTCTGCAGAACCTTTTGTGACGCATCATAATGCATTGGATATGAAGCTCTACCTGCGTATAGCAAATGAGCTATACCTTAAGCGCCTTATTATTGGCGGATATGATGGGGTTTATGAGTTCTCCAAAGACTTCCGTAATGAAGGTCTTTCACGCTTCCACAATCCGGAATTCACCCAGGTTGAACTGTACGTAGCTTATAAAGATTACGACTGGATGATGAATTTTGTTGAAAGCATGGTCGAAACCGTTGCTAAAGAACTCCATGGTTCTACCAAAGTGCAGGTAGGCGATAATGAAATTGACTTCGAGCGACCCTGGCCGCGCATTCCTATGTTTGAAGCCATTGAAAATGAAACAGGCAAAGACCTGTATGGCAAAGAACTAGAAGAGCTTAAAGCCGCTGCCAAAGAACTTAATATTGAACTAGAAGATAGTTATGGCAAGGGAAAAATTATCGATGAGATTTTTGGTGAGTATGTTGAACCAAAATTAATACAGCCTACTTTTATCACCGATTACCCTATCGAGATGAGTCCGTTGGCTAAGAAACACCGCGAAAAAGAAGGGCTGGTTGAACGCTTTGAATGCATCTGCAACGGTAAAGAGATCGCCAATGCGTTCACTGAGCTTAACGATCCTGTAGACCAGCGTGAACGCTTCGAAGAACAAGCACGCCTGCGCGCTGAAGGTGACGAAGAGGCAATGGCTATTGATGAAGACTTCTTACAAGCTCTCGAATATGGCATGCCTCCAACTGCTGGGCTCGGAATCGGCATTGACCGATTAGCTATGATCATGACAGATTCAGATTCAATCCGTGATGTCCTTTTCTTTCCACAGATGAAACCTGAGAAGTAA
- a CDS encoding ABC transporter permease gives MNFEWYLAKRYFKGKRKGSSFLSFIKIMAITGVAVGAAGLLIALSVVHGFKSVINDKVLGFAPHITITTFNGTPISQADTLIKDLNKYPEIDQIQPVINSQSMLQSSEDVTGTLFKGVDEEGDVTDIRQYISRGSYDLSTNSSGLPGMVLGSEIAKSLNADINDVLTAYTIEGMPSPLNSPEIKQFRLTGIYQTGISQFDNILAIVARPHAQKLFQLQNSSASAIEIRLKDQSKIKSLNQKFIAELEYPYFSETIYKRYSSLFAWVDLQEETIPFVISVMIIVAAFNLIGTVLMMVLTRTRDIGILKTMGASDKSIRGIFLLEGFFVALVGLVVGIGLSLIFAWLQSTYHIIPLSEENYYMAYAPVEPHLIDFFLVSVVTFILCALASWLPARIAAKTDPLKVIAYGR, from the coding sequence ATGAACTTCGAGTGGTATTTGGCCAAGCGATATTTCAAGGGTAAGCGCAAGGGATCCAGCTTCTTGTCCTTTATCAAAATAATGGCCATAACCGGCGTAGCCGTAGGGGCTGCAGGCCTGCTTATTGCCCTTTCTGTAGTTCATGGTTTTAAGTCTGTTATCAATGATAAAGTTCTGGGATTTGCTCCTCATATCACAATAACGACCTTTAACGGTACGCCCATTTCGCAGGCTGATACCCTTATCAAAGATCTCAATAAATACCCTGAGATTGATCAAATTCAGCCCGTCATCAATAGCCAAAGCATGTTACAATCTTCCGAGGATGTAACAGGCACCCTCTTCAAAGGTGTTGATGAAGAAGGAGATGTCACCGATATCCGCCAATATATAAGCAGAGGAAGTTATGATCTGAGTACTAATTCTTCTGGTTTACCCGGCATGGTATTGGGATCTGAAATAGCTAAGTCGTTGAATGCCGATATAAACGATGTACTCACCGCTTATACTATTGAAGGAATGCCCTCTCCCCTTAATTCCCCGGAGATCAAACAGTTTCGGCTTACAGGGATCTACCAGACAGGAATTAGTCAATTTGATAATATTTTAGCCATTGTTGCCCGCCCACATGCCCAAAAGTTATTTCAGCTCCAAAATTCCAGTGCTTCTGCTATTGAAATCAGGTTAAAGGACCAGTCCAAGATTAAATCATTAAATCAGAAATTCATTGCAGAGCTGGAATATCCTTATTTTTCAGAAACTATTTATAAACGCTACAGTAGCCTCTTTGCCTGGGTTGATCTGCAGGAAGAGACCATACCCTTTGTAATAAGTGTAATGATCATTGTAGCTGCATTTAACCTCATTGGCACGGTACTGATGATGGTTCTTACTCGAACACGGGATATCGGCATTCTTAAAACAATGGGCGCAAGTGATAAAAGTATTCGAGGCATTTTCTTGCTAGAAGGATTTTTTGTGGCTCTGGTTGGTTTAGTAGTCGGTATAGGACTGTCTCTTATTTTTGCATGGTTACAATCAACCTATCATATCATTCCCCTCTCCGAAGAAAATTACTATATGGCCTATGCACCAGTCGAACCCCACTTAATAGACTTTTTTCTTGTTAGTGTCGTTACATTTATCCTATGTGCATTAGCTTCCTGGCTGCCGGCACGTATTGCAGCTAAAACAGACCCTCTCAAAGTTATTGCCTACGGCAGATAG
- a CDS encoding tRNA-queuosine alpha-mannosyltransferase domain-containing protein: protein MNILAVEPFYSGSHKAFLKGLERNSRHNIIPVNLSYKGKKWQMHGNSVVLAGMTQEISEDIDLLLVSSMTNLPAFLSLTNPHFSEVPKVMYMHENQFTQPMPEGEDRDLTYCYLNYLSMLSADQLIFSSNFHRDDFLEALPKFLEHYPDDKHYYPVDKIASKSRVLYPGLNLKRFDKQEAQRESNENPVIVWNQRWQFDRNPAMFFRVLNRLNDIDLTFDLILAGDTQHEKPEEFEKAWERYGRHITHFGYVENEESYSRLLHSGDIVVSTATYEFFCVAIMEAIYCGCHPLLPNRLHYPELIPENLHEPLLHAPVLYDTEDDLFHYLKDLLTEETKPLPSATLQNINKHLDWSKRIDEYDRMFEECRDMDVTTSLS, encoded by the coding sequence ATGAATATACTGGCTGTTGAACCGTTTTACAGCGGATCGCATAAGGCTTTTTTAAAAGGATTAGAGAGAAACTCGCGGCATAATATTATTCCGGTGAACCTGAGCTATAAGGGGAAAAAATGGCAGATGCATGGGAATTCGGTAGTATTAGCCGGTATGACTCAGGAAATTTCTGAGGATATTGATCTGCTGCTGGTCAGCAGTATGACGAATTTGCCCGCTTTCCTGTCGCTGACCAATCCGCATTTTTCTGAGGTCCCTAAAGTAATGTATATGCACGAAAACCAGTTTACCCAGCCGATGCCGGAGGGGGAAGATCGTGATCTTACCTACTGTTATCTCAATTATTTGAGCATGCTCTCTGCTGATCAACTGATCTTTTCATCAAACTTTCATCGGGATGATTTTTTAGAAGCTTTGCCCAAGTTTTTAGAGCACTATCCTGATGATAAACACTACTATCCTGTTGATAAGATTGCCTCAAAGAGCAGGGTGTTATACCCGGGATTGAATTTAAAGCGTTTTGATAAGCAAGAGGCACAACGAGAGTCGAATGAGAACCCAGTTATCGTGTGGAATCAACGTTGGCAGTTTGATCGGAATCCTGCCATGTTTTTTCGGGTACTTAATCGCTTAAATGATATCGATTTGACCTTCGATCTTATTTTGGCTGGTGATACCCAGCATGAAAAACCGGAAGAGTTTGAAAAGGCCTGGGAGCGGTATGGGCGGCATATCACCCATTTTGGATATGTTGAAAATGAAGAGAGTTATAGTCGATTATTACATAGCGGTGATATCGTGGTATCGACGGCAACATATGAATTTTTCTGTGTTGCAATTATGGAAGCGATCTATTGTGGATGTCATCCATTACTTCCGAATCGGTTGCACTACCCAGAGCTTATTCCTGAAAATTTGCATGAACCATTACTACATGCCCCGGTGCTTTATGATACAGAAGATGATCTTTTCCACTATCTCAAAGATCTGTTGACTGAGGAGACCAAGCCATTACCCAGTGCTACTTTGCAGAATATCAATAAGCATTTGGATTGGTCTAAGCGTATAGACGAATATGACAGGATGTTTGAGGAGTGCAGGGATATGGATGTTACTACCTCGTTATCTTAA
- the mutL gene encoding DNA mismatch repair endonuclease MutL, translating into MTQETDSSNSIIRQLPPEISNKIAAGEVIQRPSSVVKELLDNAIDAGADHIKIVIQNAGRTLIQVIDNGSGIGKEDIPLCFEQHATSKIQDMDDLFRVRTLGFRGEAMASIASVAQVTLKTKRPNDDIGYKYEIWGGEEKSFEPAAVEDGTSVSVRNLFFNVRARRQFLKTDATEFRHILKTVQQAALANVDIGFELIADTDTIYDLPKDQSMKERISGMFGKSYKASLIKFREETSYLTVHGILADPKLTKRSRGEQFIFVNGRPIQHRWLTHTILSIYDTWTGEKDYPFYAIFLEVDPKQVDVNVHPAKEEVKFEDERSMIKLTKSVVKKALNEQFLVPDVTDREQQKEGSSSRGFSSNFNFGGRKNTGSQQKKEKPVKFPSRINFDRPEKSSQKRGQSDFSKQLYDFDDQSKKRGAEQEAEQSNRPQRMRDRGFWQLHDCYILTQTRSGLCMIDQHAAHKRIVYEKALSATEAAIPSTQQLLFAQTVEFSASEFSLLEELHPIIQRMGFNVQLMSGNTAMVSGVPADIDVGDEHSVLKSMLHQYKELDGKFDFDERRKLAIAFASKTAIQKGKKLTDLEMENLLDQLFACEEPYKDPLNKATIEYIPLEDIEARFR; encoded by the coding sequence TTGACTCAGGAAACGGATTCTTCAAACTCCATAATACGTCAGCTTCCCCCTGAAATTTCAAATAAAATAGCCGCCGGCGAGGTTATTCAGCGTCCCAGTTCTGTTGTTAAAGAACTGTTGGATAATGCTATTGATGCAGGTGCCGATCATATAAAAATTGTGATTCAAAATGCAGGACGTACCCTAATCCAGGTTATAGATAATGGCTCGGGTATCGGCAAGGAAGATATCCCTCTCTGCTTTGAACAACATGCTACCTCTAAAATCCAAGATATGGATGACCTGTTTCGTGTTCGAACCCTTGGGTTTCGAGGCGAAGCGATGGCTTCTATTGCATCGGTAGCACAAGTGACGTTAAAAACGAAGCGTCCCAATGATGATATCGGATATAAATATGAAATATGGGGCGGTGAAGAAAAATCATTTGAGCCTGCCGCTGTTGAGGATGGTACTTCGGTTTCTGTGCGAAACTTATTTTTTAATGTGCGAGCCCGCCGGCAGTTTTTGAAAACAGATGCTACTGAATTTCGCCATATCCTTAAAACAGTTCAACAGGCAGCTTTAGCTAATGTAGATATTGGTTTTGAGCTTATTGCTGATACGGATACGATCTATGATCTGCCTAAAGATCAGTCGATGAAAGAACGAATCAGCGGTATGTTTGGTAAAAGCTACAAAGCGAGCCTGATTAAATTCAGGGAAGAAACAAGCTATCTGACTGTTCATGGAATTCTTGCAGATCCAAAGCTGACGAAACGCAGTAGGGGCGAGCAGTTTATTTTTGTTAATGGACGGCCAATACAGCATCGATGGCTTACGCATACTATCCTGAGTATTTATGATACATGGACCGGCGAAAAGGATTATCCCTTTTATGCTATTTTTCTCGAAGTGGATCCCAAACAGGTAGATGTAAATGTGCATCCTGCCAAAGAGGAGGTAAAGTTTGAGGATGAGCGAAGTATGATCAAGCTCACAAAATCAGTGGTTAAAAAAGCATTGAATGAACAGTTCCTGGTTCCTGATGTTACTGACCGTGAGCAGCAGAAGGAGGGATCCTCGTCGAGAGGTTTTTCTTCAAATTTTAACTTTGGCGGACGAAAAAACACCGGTTCTCAACAAAAGAAAGAAAAGCCGGTAAAATTTCCTTCACGCATTAATTTCGATCGCCCCGAGAAGTCCTCCCAGAAAAGGGGACAGAGTGATTTTTCAAAACAGCTTTATGATTTTGATGATCAGTCAAAAAAACGGGGAGCGGAACAGGAAGCGGAGCAATCTAATCGCCCGCAACGTATGCGTGATCGTGGTTTCTGGCAGCTTCATGACTGCTATATTTTAACGCAAACGCGTTCGGGTCTTTGTATGATTGATCAACATGCTGCTCATAAGCGAATTGTTTATGAGAAAGCATTGAGTGCTACTGAGGCTGCTATTCCAAGTACTCAACAACTCCTTTTTGCACAAACAGTGGAGTTCTCGGCTTCCGAGTTTTCCTTGCTCGAAGAGTTACATCCGATTATTCAGCGAATGGGATTTAATGTACAGCTTATGAGTGGGAATACTGCTATGGTTAGTGGGGTACCGGCTGATATCGATGTGGGAGATGAACACTCTGTTTTAAAATCGATGCTTCATCAATACAAAGAACTGGATGGTAAATTTGATTTTGATGAGCGACGTAAGCTTGCTATTGCATTTGCTTCAAAAACGGCTATACAGAAGGGGAAAAAGCTTACTGATCTGGAGATGGAAAATCTTTTGGATCAGCTTTTTGCCTGTGAAGAGCCTTATAAAGATCCATTGAATAAAGCTACGATTGAATATATTCCACTCGAAGATATTGAAGCTCGCTTTCGATAA